TGCTTTGCCCCTACTAACAGGGGCCCCACACCAAAATCATCGATAGCACTTTTCCCATGACGGACTCTCAAGTATGCTCCCAGCCCTCAGGTTTTCATCTATCCTAAAAAATCTATAATAGTAAATATGATATAATGTATTACCtatataatgtaatgtaatatattataatacTAAGTATAATATGATATTAGAAAGAAAGCAGTACTCCCAAGGGTAGTTGATATTCAAAACTAGAAAAATAGGAAGTTAGGTTGGAATGGCCTTTTGttaccagaaaacaaaaatgcctttGATGTCACCTGGGCCAGTGATAGAGGATTAAGGGGCCAACTTAAAGTGACCACCAGCCAACCTGTGATtatgtaaacttaaaaaagacAATGGAATTTTCATGAAGGGACAAGAAAATAGCACTATTCTCCCcctttaagtaaaaagaaaaaaaaaaaaagcacaaaggcCAATCTGCTGGAGCTCAGATGATCAATTTTATTGTTAACAATGAATCCAGTCAGGATAATGAATCCAATATGGCACTGGATATACAGCTCAATATGTCGGCTGATTCGCTCCTTAGACTATGCACATTGACCCTGGCTGGTTGGGGACAGAGCCTGCCCTGTATGTTTATATAAGGCATCCTGCCTACTCAGTGGCTCTGAAACTGAGAGCAGCTCAGAAAGGGTAAAGTGACTACAATTGGTTCTTTTCCATATTcattactgaatcagaatctgcttttATAAAGGCATCTGCACGTTAAGCTTTCAGAAGCACTTTGAAATACAGATTCTACTGATCTCCATATAAGACTTTGTTTCCTCAAAcctggcactattgacatttggggtccTACAGTTCTATGGGGGAGCTgccctgtgcactgtaggatgtttagcagcttCCCTGGCCTCTATCTGGTAGATAGCAatagccccctcccccagttaTGACCAACAAAAATTGACAAATGTCTCCTATAGGACAAAATTGCCCCTGGTTAAAAAACACTGCTTGAGATATTTCTATGAATTGATAAGAGTAACAAACTTACATTTCCCAAAGATAACTACAGACCAAGCCAAGACATACTGACTTGGCAATAGTGTAAGACAAAATCTTGGCcgtgataaaataaaaaatgacatttcatgGAAAAACACcttgcttaaaaaattaaaaatctaaaaaaaaaataaaaagacaaattaaatgtaattttaaatagggGCCCACCTTAAATCcaagaattcagaaaaataacaagtgctAGAGCCAACTGAGCATAAGCAGTTGATAACCTAGATACTGAATCCCACATATTGTTTCTCTTTGGGTAAACTTATTTCAAATTTGAAAGCCTAACTCAATAGGTGTtgttttaaatctaaaaatgGGTAAGaagttggaataaaaaaaaattaaaatcgcttgtgtggacattttttaaagggtttcAGTGTCAATACAGTAATAAATTTctaatagatatatttataaatattttgtttaaaatatttgaagagttcaaaagaactgatcaaactcaatTTGCCatcagtttaaatatttaaagaaatttaattttgtttttatcaccactaaatattcaaaaaatggtttttaaaattttacttattggATCCATAAATTTACTAGATAATCATTAAACAGTGTACCCACAGTTCTATTCCTTTTCCCATGACAAAAACCTTAAGAAAATAAGACTCTATCAACATTTCAGAATGCCCAGGAGAGTTTCAGGAATGCTTTTGTATCTCTTTTGTTAAGAAAATTCAACCAAtcatttctcaaatatatatggCCATgaaatccttttaatttttgcctAGGAAAAGTGAACATCCACAAACCATTCTTTTTAAGATACTGCAACCCTATCTCCCCACCCTGGGTTGTGACGACTCCGCCCAGCTTTTTTCTACACATTCTTCCACTACTCAGACAATAACACCACTCCTCACCCCATTACTCTACTCAAAGAACATCCTTTTACCAAGTTaacatcttttgattttttaatattgattcatttttcatgagacagagagataaaTCAAAAGGAACATTAGGCTTGTATGAGCTCTAAAGTACATAGAAAATTTCACAAAACATTGATTTTATacctttaagaaatataaattccaTATTAAGAAATTAAGACAATATGTGTACCTGGCTTAAAAACTTCTAACAGACTTAAAAAGATATTCTCCTTTCTATCATAGTACTTTTGCGCATTTCCCTGGAGAAAGCCACTGTGttaatattcttatatattcttttaggAATACTTGGTATCTATTTAAGGGTGTGTAGATATGTAGTTTTTGTCTGAATACAAATGGAAGAACATTGTACTTACAATTTTTCACTTTGCATTTTGAATTTCATAGTAAACACTGAGGATACTTTCCTATAGCACATGTAAATCTATTTTGGTCTTTTTAATAGTTGTAAAGCATTCCAATGGATGAACGCATTATATTTCATCTAGTGTCCTAGTGATAATTTTGATTAATAGTCCTTTTTCATTACAATAAAAGCCACAATAAAAGTTTTTGTCCTATCAAATCTTTATGTACAAtgcacaaatatttttctccaacaTCCTTAACATTGTTTTATAACATTAAACATTTCATCTTTTGCCAATTACTGCTCAAAAAATGCTCATAGATgattcaatttgcatttctttatttatgaGTGATGAATAGCTTTTCACATTGctaacatctatttttttaactctttgttCATGCCCTCTGTTCATTTTCCTACTGGCTTTTTGAAAATGCAtggttcaaaatatttaaacaggCCTTCATATCCCACTTTGAGGCTTGTTGCAACATGCAAGATACTACAGAGCTTGCAACACCGCCAGGCGCTCAGAGACAGGGCTCAAAGCAGTGGTTAGGGACTTGGATTCGTTGCCAAGTCATTGCTAATTGTTAATATGATAACAATTTAGGTGAAATGAAATAACTTTCCTTCTGCATCAGCTATAGATATAAGAAGAAGTCTGGAGACAtactaaggaaaaaataatgcgAAACTGGAAACGGGTTGTCAAGGATATTTGCCATAAATcaacaacatttttattaaatgtagcATGGTATCAAGGCTAGTGTCTATTATGACAGCACCAACCCATGTAGCTTGAGATTAAGCACATGATACAAATTGTCCAGTGTAGATATGCATGGCCCTCAAGTTTTCCAGCCAAATATCAAGAAAATTTTCTGCATCACGGTGATTACTGAATATGTTCATGACTAATTATGACACTTCAAAGGGtctataaaagaaaaccaaacctggaaTATCTTTATAGGATCCTGaggagatgaatggataaccaCTAAGAGAAGAACAGTATTACAAGATGCTCTTTGTTTACAAGAGAACATTAGGTCCATTAGGTAGTACAATGCATTTTCTAAGATCTAAAACATGCTGTCAGAGCAGATACTCTATGTGTCTTCAATATGTAGACTGGCCAAAATATTGGGGAAACCGATGTTTAAAaaaagtcctattttttttttagtccccTTTCCATCAAAGACAATGTCATACAATGTTCTACAGTTCACCACATCAATTCAGTTACTGTCTTGATAATAAGGACTTATTTTGGGAGAACGATCTATAGATTACTCAGAAAGCCATCCTATGAAAATCTGTGAATGTTGCCCAACCTCTAGATTGTGTCTTTCTTGCTTTGATTTTGTACTGTTTCTTCAGCCAcaacaattatttataaatgtaatatattaagcaaaagttattaaatataaaaagaataaggaaacttTTAAGAATGGcacaacacatttaaaaatactcttcatgtaagaaatatttatggTTTGATCACCGTGTACCCGGCGCTGCTCTATCCTAGCACataaagcaaagaacaaaaaggaaaagcatcCCTACCTCATGGAATTTCCATTCAGTAAAGCAAAGAGAATAATAAGGTGCCACAGAAAAGAGAAACCTGAGTGAAAAGAAATATTCAGTAGGtgaccatgcacacacacacacacacacacacacacacacacacaaagccattTCCTCCAACATCTTGTTCTAGAGCTTTGTAAGGTGAGAAGCAATCTTCAGAACAAAGCCACAAAGCAATTCAAGATTTTCAAGCATTCAAAAAATAAGACCACATTGCATTAAATATGCTATAGTTGGCAAAATCAGGCTACTATTTTTAGTCTGACTTCTTTTCCAAAGTTAATACATCTTTACGTTGTCCCTACATACAGACCTACATGATCCTTTGTATGGCATAACTTaacataaaattacaaattgaATTCCATAAATGTCCCTTAATTGCCTAGTTCCCCTGTTACTCAATATTGGGGAACAAATGCTAcagattttttatgtattcttctAGAGATCATTATGCATATTCCAGTAAATaaattatcatcctcattttttaatggaaaaaacaaacccacagaaGATAGCCAGCtttatttatgactttttaaatttatttaacaaaatactgTGGACTTCTTTCTGTATCAGTATATAAAGAGGTCCTTCAATTTTTATAACTgtacaagatttcattttatgaatacaccatttttttatctttctccgATATTGATAGCCAACTACTGACATCACTCTAACTAAGAAAAGATATTGGAACATTTTTTAGTTGTGCTTTTATTGTAATTACTTAACATAGTCTATTTCACATTTGCCTCCATCATGTTTAAATCTGGCAGGAACAAAATATGCCCCACAAATATTACTACTAAGTTTGAACATATCaatgttattttaagaaatatgtgtGGATTTGTTTCTTGCACCTAATGCTGTCTCTTATAAACATAACTATATTGCAACTTCTCTCTAAAATAGTAGAAAGGAGTAGGATTCAATCCACCTGGGAAATaactgggcaaaaaaaaaaaaaaaagattgacaggAGAGAAAATAGGACTATGTTAAAATAGGCCAGCCTGAATGTTAGGGGCTAGATAGAGGAAGATCTTTAATATTTACATTACAAAGAAAACACATGGGATGGCTGCTCTACCAGAGAAATTCcatcttgaaaaatatattttaaacactgttgaagcaaaaattttattataacaaGTTCTCTAAATGGGAAGGGAACACGAGAACATCAGAGTTCCCTGGTGAAAGGAGGATGGCAAGATCTGAAGGAAGAGGAACATCTGGTAGAAATCAATAGGCAATAATCACATGCCTACCTATTCCTTCCTTTGAGCCACCATATTTGGTGCCAGGTTTTCTTTGGGGAAGTGTCATTTGCACTAATTCGCCCTTTACCCCACATTTACTTAATGCTGTGACAGCCATGCAGCCATGAAGTTGTAGGTAAGACTGAATTCACCCTTGACTCTGGGAACAGAGTGTATCTCTTACCAAAAAAATGTGTTCCGGTTACCCAAGCCAAGTGATCAGTACAGAACTTGAGACTTTGGCCAGGAATACCATACCACCATACCATGAACATTTATCTCCATCCAAACAACTGCCAAGTTGCTACAATGAGAAAAACCTCCTGGGATTGAAGATGGCACACAGGGGTATGCATCCTGAGAGAAtcacagtgctccattcaaacCATGTCTGCACATCACAGTTCCTCTGAAACTTGTAGGTATATGAACCAAAAGCTCCCCCTTAATATTTTAGTAAGCTTGGCTtgtgttttatattctttcagTTGGAAGCATCCACATTGATACAaataaaggggaggaggaggaaaatgggggagtggtaggcagaggagCTGGAAGTTAAACTTGGTGTAttgtttgcatttgtttatttagaaattctcttgcatttttctaattaattatcCTGAAAAAGAACAGGAACACAAAATTCTGTTTATAGGTCAGATTTCTAAATCAATCTatcagtctgtctgtctgtgtctgtctgtctgtctgtctgtctgtctatctatctatctatccatctatctccAGTCTCCCTTCCTGGTTTTCTCTCATTGCTGGTATTCCTATACCTTCAGTTCTTTAGCTTAtggaactttttcttttaaatcttatttatttcacttctatGTCTGTATTTTAATGAAGATACTACTATAATCTTTCTTAATTTAGGTCCTGTCACATTATGTTGTCTTCCTATTAAGTTTGATCACTTTCTAGTCTCAAAACATTGTTTAAAAGTATGCAGTTAATAAACCCGTTCTATAATTATTAACCTATTCAGGGGTACCATGGATGGTatcagaaaaaaaccacaaaatataaCTTTAGTCTGTATTTCCAGCTTCTGCTCGTCAGTGAGAATCTACAACATGAATCGTAAAATGGCCAAGTGACGGCGGTGACGCGATTCTGCCCGCGTTGGGGGGGCCGGGCCGCAGCTGGGGTCGCCGCGGCTACCGCGTGACATGGCCGAGCAGGAGCCTCAAACGCCAGACCCGCAGCTGCCGCGCCAGTCGTCGAGCAGCGCCGCGTTAGTTCTTGTTCCGGAGCTTCGTCCCTGCCgccctctttctccctcagctcctcttcCTTCGCTCCGTTTGCTGGGAGCGTGAAAGGAGAAGGCCCGGGGACGCCCCCAAACCCCTTCTGCTCCTGCCCATCGCAAGTGCGACTACTGCCATGGGCCTCAGCATCTCCTCCCTTTTCTCCCGCTTCTTCCACAAGAAGCAGAtgcgcaggggcgcctgggtggctcaggtcgttaagcgtctgccttcggctcaggtcaagatcccagggtcctgggatcgagccccgcattgggctccctgctcagagggaagcctgcttctccctctgccactccccctgcttgtgttccctctctcgctgtgtctctgtcaaataaataaaatcttcaaaaaaaaaaaaagaagaagcagatgCGCATTTTGATGGTTGGATTGGATGCTGCTGGCAAGACGACCATTCTGTATAAACTGAAGTTGGGGGAGATAGTCACCACCATTCCTACCATTGGTTTTAATGTGGAAACAGAATATAAGAACATTTGTTTCACAGTATGGGATGCTGGTGGTCAAGATAAAATTAGGCCTCTCTGGAGGCATTCCTTCCAAAACACCCAGGGTCTTATTTTTGTGGTAGATAGTAATGATCGTGAAAGAATTCGGGAAGGAGGTGAAGAGCTGCAGAAAATGCTTCAGGAAGATCAGTTGCGAGATGCAGTGTTGCTGCTTTTTGCAAACAAACAGGATTTGCCAAATGCTATGGCCATCAGTGAAATAACAGATAAATTAGGTCTTCAGTGTCTTCGTAACAGAACATGGTATGTTCAAGCCCCTTGTGCTACACAAGGAACGGGTCTGTCTGAGGGACTTGACTGGCTGTCAAACGAGCTTTCAAAACGTTAAATGAAACTGGATATCTAACCAAGGACACATTTGATAGAATTGGCCTAGGCTTGTTACAACAAAATTAGTTTGCATCTTGGTTATTAAACAGTATCTGGGACTGGTTCGGGCAGAATATTACAGTGTTCAAACTTATTTTGTTGCCAATTATTGTTGACCAAGAATAATATTGCTGTTTAGCAATATGCTTGGTTTTAAAGAAATTCTCCTTAACTTGGGAAAAAAAGTGtcctcttttaattttaattcccttAAGCCTAAATGCCTGGACATAGCTATTGTGACACCTTTAAATAAATTCGTTTTGAATGTTTTTTGAGCCCAcgagaaataatgttttaaagttaTCCCCTTGCTACTTTACTGATACCTTTATCATTCCTGGGACAGTctgctgatttaaaaaatttagcattccatttgtattcatttttctcccttgCCAAAAAGATCTTCTAATACTGCTTGTACCAGCCAGGGAAATGCTCCAAAACACTATTCAGATCTCTTGCACTGAGGAACTTATATTTCCCCCCCTTATTGAATCCTGGCTTTCGTCAGCTAAGCTTACCTTAGTGTGGTTTGGATTTGATAGCTAATTAGGTTCTGTGCTGGTTGCAAAGAGTTCATATTGAGATGATTTTTAATACCCAGCAGATTGTCTTCCTTTATATTGTATCTTTTTTATGTTGCATGTTGCTTTTTGGTATCAGCCTGACTCTTTGCCCAGTATATGATAGTTCTGCCGCTGTTTTGTTTATCAGTGAACATATCTGCATTAAGAGTTTTTGGAAAACTCATCAAAATCAGTAAGTTTTCTTCATAACCCATTTGGAATTATTcctaataaaatgataaaaaaaaatggccatgTAATAATACATCTCAAATACTGCTGAGCAGATAGAATATTGAATATTTGAACCAAGTGCccaggataattttcaaagttctCTAGCTGTGTGATAGCGTGCCAAAAGAGAGATGAGTTCTTTGATAGGCCAGAGCCACTGAGAAAAGAGCCCTATAATTTGAAACTAGAAACCACTGCCATCGGTTATTGAGAGTTACGAAAGAAAAGTTGCTTTCTAACCAGCTCAGCCCTCAGAcccttataaataaataacaagattACACATTTCACCAAGAGGTAAACAGAGAGTCTTTGAAGAATGCATGCAAAAAAGTGTTGGTTGCACTCTATTTATTACCAAGAAGATATATTCTACCTTTGTCAGCAAGTATATATGGGAGTTGTTGCTCTTCTGATCATAATAACCTTGCATGACAAGGAGTGGGACAGACATACATCACAGTTAGCTGGGTACTGCTCTCACATACTGGTACTGTTGTATGATCCACGCTATTCGTTATTAATAGTACCCTTTCACTTTTAAACATTCCCTGGTATGGAAAGTAAGTGTTATGGTCACCCTACTTATGGGGGTTAGTAATCATGTATCAATATAAGGAATGTTAATTAGAGGAAAGACGAATCTTTGCTCGCTCTCACTGGCTCTCACTCTCCCTATATATAGCAGAAATAATCATCCCCTTGCTATCAAAACATCTGCAAATAGATTATAAAATTAGGGGGTTTATTGGCCATTGAAAGACTTCATCTCTTCTATTTTCCCTTCAGAAAAAGTATTTCttaattcttattctttcttccaaTGTATGTTAAAGTGCACATTTTCTGAGTTAAAAGAGCCAACTGGTTCTTGATCCTGGCAAAAGTACAAGTATAGCAAGTGCCTTGACGGGGAGCGGGACAGGAGCAAGttgggcagagaaggagggagggaggaaggcgggAAAGGTGGAAACCATCAGCAAAGTCATCCGatgcatttcattattttatcaagAAGCttctctcttggggcacctgggtggctcagtcattaagcgtctgccttcggctcaggtcatgatcccagggtcctgggatcgagccccgcatcgggctccctgctcagcgggaagcctgcttctccctctcccactcccccagcttgtgttcctgctctcgctgtgtctctctctgtcaaataaataaataaaatcttaaaaaataaaaataaaaagcttctctCTTGTGATGaatgataaaataatgaatatccACGAGATAATCCAAAAGAGGAAAGACATTGtccaaaatgtgtttatttactCAATGACTACTCATGCTCATTTAGCAAGTGCCTCGCTCTTTCCTAGCTTTATTAAGTTTTATCCTGCTTTATTAAACTTAATATGCGGCAAGTGGACTTTTCCTTTTAGAGTCAGGACTCAGATGCTGTCCTCCTCATCCCCACATGTACACTGTGAAGCCCTCAATCGAAACTCGCAGAACCACTTGTAAAGTGACGATGGCTGTCGCCACAGTGCATCGTATGGAAATCGTCTCGCAGCTCTGTGTCTTTATGTGTAGCTAGGAACAACATCCACTTACACAAATTGAAATTTTATGAGTCACACAGTGTCCTCCaagccatgaattttatgtgATTTACAGCTTTGGATTTTAAGCTAAAGGTTTTACGCTCTGTTTTATTGGTTAAACATATTTCCCCCGTTAATCTACATTATGGAGAACATCCTCCTAAGTAGAGCTGCTACTCTagctttccctttttatttccccTCATTTGCTTGTATTTATAAACAAAAGTAGGATAGAGAAGTAGCAAATGGCAGCGTGGCTGGCATGTCGGAGTGACTAGGAAATGCCAGACCCTCCAGACGTTGCTAGGAAGCTGCTGCTTCTCTCGCCACAAATTAGCCTTAGTCACAGCCGATCAGATAAACAGCCCGGCACGGGATGACTAGGGGATTCTGAGCTCTTTACAGGATTTGCTGATGACCACTCTCctactttcatttccttcagtttGATCAAAAAGCATGTATTTCTTTTACCATCTTATCTTGCCATGTAGTTCTACAGTACACTGCTAAGAAACTGGCGGGGTGGTTTCAGTCAGGGGTGCAACTTCATCCcacttttcctcctttccagctCTCTGGTACAAGGGGATTTTCTCGGAATCCATGACTGAGagcttttttgtttcttcttcttcttctttttttttcccctgtagctCTCACCCAGAAAAGGTGTCTGTAGTTGAGTCAAAATTCCACTTCAGCCCTCGTGCTGCTACCAATGTGGAGCTGGTGAGTCATCTCAGTTGCTCTCCCCCACTCGCCTCCTtttagtgatggtgatgatggggaTTCCTGTACATTCTACCTCAAGAGCTCATTTCCAGAGTCAAGTAAGAGATCATAGAGAAAACAAGGGTGTTGAAAAAAACGTAGTAGTACAAAAATGGAAGCTACTATGataaagcttttgtttttttgttgtagtttttGCCCTCTAAGCTATTATTACACTGTTCAGTGGCATTTTATGCAGTGATCAAAGGAGCACTTGACAATGTGGTAAGTGTGAGTGAGGAGCCGACTcgttaattttacttaattttaattaatctgCATCTAAATGAGCACATCTAGCTAGTGGTTAACATATCCGCACGGCTCCAGGGCACTGAATAGTTTTATTAGTTATTACTTCTAAGTCtttgtatttagtttttaaagattttatgtatttattttttattatttatttatttagactgcacgtgtgagcagggggaggggcagaggaagagaaagaatctccagcagactccatgctgagcataagCCCAACGCGCaaagcttgatctcacaaccctgagatcatgatcctgagatcatgattctgagccaaaaccatgaaTTGACcacctaactgagccacccaggcaacccctccAAGACTGTTTTTAAACACTTGCAAATAATCAGCCACTAATCTGATAAGCAGGTTAGTCTagaggaaataaaagttaatgaCCTCTAAATTTTGAGCCTTCTCTGGGTAggctctcttaaaaataaatattatttttaaaatatctcagcTTAAGAATGTACCTTGTTAATGACCATATTGTTAATAACTATATTTTACAACTATATTGTTAATAGAACCTCTGTTTATACCTGACATTATgagaatatacatacatattattgATCTATTTGTATAGCATATTCTGTCAGGTTCACCGATTTTATTGTGGTACAGTTCATGAGGGAGTCAGAAAACTTAGTATAAAGCCTTGACTAAGACACTTTTCTTCATCAATTTACCCTTTTCCTCAAACACCTTCAATGACTTCCTGTAAGCAATAGAATAAAATCCCAAGTCTTCagcataaatttcaaaat
This genomic window from Halichoerus grypus chromosome 12, mHalGry1.hap1.1, whole genome shotgun sequence contains:
- the LOC118545586 gene encoding ADP-ribosylation factor 4-like, which produces MGLSISSLFSRFFHKKQMRRGKKQMRILMVGLDAAGKTTILYKLKLGEIVTTIPTIGFNVETEYKNICFTVWDAGGQDKIRPLWRHSFQNTQGLIFVVDSNDRERIREGGEELQKMLQEDQLRDAVLLLFANKQDLPNAMAISEITDKLGLQCLRNRTWYVQAPCATQGTGLSEGLDWLSNELSKR